The DNA sequence TGACACCGAGTTCGTTTGCGACCTCGCTTGTCGCCGCTGGTTCATGAGCATGGACTGCAGCCACGAACTCATCATCGCTGTTGGATGGGGTAAATTGGCCGCCTGGTGTTCGATTACTCATACCGATTGCTATGTGAGTCCCTCACTTCAACCTATGGCTACCAAAGCAATCCGGTGGTTTTATACTAGTTGCTATTATAGCAATAGGTAGAAACAGACTCGCTCCTTGGGGCACTTCGAAGTTAGAAGGATGCCCGCCTGCGCCAACAGGCGAGCTGGTCTGTTTCAGCCCAACAGACCATGTGCACGAATACAATCGACGCACTTGAGTTCGACGCATCGACCAGAAAACGCGCCCAGTACGAAGCCTTCGACTTTGAACTCGACGCACCCGGTCTCGTGACCATTCGCAATGAGAGCCACGAGAATGCCGACGAGCACAGCTATCGCGTCAACGTCGAGGACGGGGTTCCGGTCGCTTGCGAGTGTCCTGCAGATACGTATCACGATGGGGCCTGTAAACACCGCGTTGCGGTTGCGATTCGTGAGCCTGTGCTCAAGGCTGCAAGCGACTACGAGAGGAGTGAAAAGCAGGAAGTTGCGACCGACGGCGGGACGACTGTCGAGCATTCGGGGATCGGTGAGCGCTACACAGAGACTCGCCCGAGCGATTGTGACTGCCTACCGACGTTTGAGGATCTTCCCTGCTGGCCATGCTATCGTGAGGGATTCCGCACGCCGAATCCACTTTTGGAGGCTGATACCGAGGACTAACGCAGCGTCCGGTAGTTGAATCGCTCGCTAGCGAACACGAAGTCACTAGTTGATCAATGAAGCAAGCGCAATTGACCGATGACGACTGGACTGCTGCGGTAACTGAGAGCCACTCAGCGCCCGCTCAGAATGAGGAGAACAACAGAAGTAGTGAGAGTCGTCCAGCCACAAAAGCGACACTGTGCGAGTGCGCAGCGACCCATGCTAGTGAGGTGGCGGCCGAGCACTTTCCGGAACTACCCATCGAAGCTATCGACTGGGAAACCTCAACGCGGATGCAGCGCTCAGCCGGTGTCGCAATCTACGACCAGCAGAGTGAGCAGATCACGATTCGGCTCTCGTGGGATGCGTACGAGGCGTATGGATGGGAGCAGTTTTCCCGAGTCGTTCGCCATGAGTTGATTCACGCATGGCAGTATCACGAGTATGGAGAGGCCGACCACGGATCGACGTTTCGCCAGTGGATTGAACCGCTGGAGACGGATCGTCACTGTGAGCAGTACGCTGAACCGAACTACTGGGTCATTTGTGAAGCATGTGAAAGTCGTGATCCGCGATATCGCTGCTCGAAGGTTGTGAAACACCCCGAGAAGTATTCGTGTAGGCAATGTGGTGGGGAGATCAGTGTTGAGAAGGTGTAGTACGCGTTCGTTTGGCCTTATGCAACATCTCGTCTTCACCGAGCGCTGATGTTGCACAAAGTGATCGAAATGGTCGTAAAGATCTCTCGTATGACCCCCATAGAAATAAGAAATAGGTTGTTCGATCACTTCACTCGAACTGTCCCGACCATCCCAGAACCCTCATGTGGGATACAAAAGTATCCGTACGTTCCAGGTTGATCGAACGTGTGCTTGTAGTTCTCGCCCGGAGCGATAAGCCCCTCACTGATGCGGTTCCTCGCAACACGCTCTGACTCGAACCCCCCACTTGCGAAGTAGGCGGCCTCGTCTGGAATCTCTTCCTCATAGGCAGTGACTGTGTGCTCAATGTCGCTTTCGTTCGTCCACGTTACCGTCTCCCCAGTTTCGATCGTCGCAGTCTTCGGCTCAAACGTGAGATTATCGGGCATCGTGACGGGCTGAGCCGTCGATGACTGCCCAGTAAGGCAACCAGCGGTACTGAGAGTCGCTAGGGTCGCAGTGGAAAGTCGCAAAACCGTCCGTCGATCGTAGAATTCGAGTGACATTGTAACAGAAATGGATGGTACCTATTAGAGCGCCACGAAGAGGTCGGTCACGTACATAACGCTGAGACCGAGCAGGAATGCAAGCAGATTCGTGGCGCTGGCCACGCGACCACCTGCATCCCGAACCATTCGTGTAATCTCCCAGTCGACCTGCAGGATTGCACCAACCCCGATTGCGAGGAAGAAGGCACCGATCGTCGGTGAGTATGCGAGACTACCGATCCAGCCACCGAGGATCACGGGTGCGCCGGCGATGACGCCGAGCGCGGCAAAGTGCTTAAGTGACGGGCGTTTTCCGCGGGCGACCGGCGCAACAACAGCCGGACCTTCCGTCACGTTGTGGAGCATGAACCCGATCACGAGGAATGCGCCGAGCGACACGCGCCCGAGTGCAAACGAACTCCCAATCGCCAACCCCTCCGCGAGGTTGTGCAGACCGATCCCTACCGCGACCAGATAGGCGATCCAGAGACCGCTACTCGCTCGGCTATCACCAGCGGCGACACGGCCCTCACGCCACGCACTGATCGCCTGGACTAGGAGGAGTGCGCCGAAGATTCCGAACACGACCAAAAGATTCCCCTCATACGCGCCTGGAACCCGCTCGGCGAGTTCGAACGCCTCGAACCCGGCGTCGAACGCCAAGAAGCCCAGTACGCCGGCTGCAAATAAGAGAACAGCATGCAGCCAGCGATCGCTCATCGTCTTGATATAGGGGAACCAGAGCATTCCCAATGCGACCGGGATCACCCCGACGAACAGCCCGATTACTGCAAGCGTCCCGAGAAGACTGAGGCTAAAGCCGGGTGACTGACTCGGAGCGACAATCGTGTTGTGGAACGTCGATCCGTCAGACAAAACGAGGGCAACTTCGAGATCCCACCCTGGATTCCAGTGATACGGAATCTCGATCTGTGCGCTTTCCATCGGAGCGAGTGTTTGATCACCGCCGGCCCCTTCGACCTGGAAATTCCAGTAGGCTTCATCGACGAGGACCTGTGAAATCGTCACGGATTCCGGCCCGTTATTCGTCACGTGAAGCACGACTGTTTCGTCGCTCGGAAGTGTCGTGTGCGTGACCGTCACGTCCGGAAGCGGTTCACCGCTCTGAACACCGGCGAGCGGTGACGTGAACGCGAACACACCCAAAACGAGCGCGAGTAATACGATCGGGAGTAACGCGCTGACCCATCGCGGTAGTCCGAGGGGTTGTGTAATCTCGTTCTTGGCTGGGACACCACCGTCAGTCGTCGAATTTTGTCTTTTGTCCGCCATGTTAGACCACCTCGAAGAAGCTCATCCAGCCGAGTTCGGCAAACTCCGACTGATGCGCGTGAAACATGTACAGCCCAGGCTCGTGGTCGGAGTAATCGATCTCGAGGATGCCGCGCTGGGCTTGGCACTGCATGATCGTATCTACAGTCTTGAACGTCGGTGTCAGCGTCGTCCCGTGGTCATAATAGTCGAAAAACTGCGAGTGTGTGTGGAACGAATTGATGAGATCGAACTCCGTCGCATTGGAGAGATACACGCGCTGAAGTTCGTTCTTGTCGATCTGGATAGGGCGTTTCGTCTCTCCCGCCGTCCAGTTGCCGTTACCGTCGGTGTCACCAACTCCGTATCCAAACGCCCGTGTATTCGCCGCGTAGACCTCATTGCCGCCGTCGAAGTTAGTGTCGAACGAGTTCATCACCATTACCATCTCGTTGACAGCGTCGTTTTCGGCGTACTCGTGATTCCGGCTCCTCGCCTCTTCGACGAGTTGCGTCCGAAAGTCGTCGGTAATTGGCCCGGGATAGTTGATGTAATCGCGTGGGTTCTCCCTGACGCGTTCGGGGTCCGGATCGACGATGATTGTGCCGTAGAGTCCTCGATGGATGTGTTCTTTCAGCGGGAGCGAGTGGCAATGATAGAAGTGCGTGCCGGCGGGCTGGGCGATCCACTCATAGGTGAAGGATTCACCCGTGTTGAGTACTCCGGGGCCGTTCTGAGGGATCCCATCCATTCGCGGGTTGAGATTCTTCAGGTGCGGATGAATCGTATGAGCGTGCCGCCCGAAGTTCGTGAACTTGACGCGGATCAGATCACCCTCAATGGCGCGGATCGTCGGGCCCGGCACCTGGCCGTTGTACGCCCACGCCTGGAACTCGACGCCCGGCGCGATGGTGATCGTTGTGTCGACGGCAGTGAACTCGAACTCCCGTACGGTTCGGCCATCCTCCTCGTAGATTTGCTGAGGGACGTTATCCTGCCCGCTGTCCCCAGTATTGAACGCGGTGAGGAACTCGTGCGGGTCGAAATCTAAATCCCGGTATTCGCCCACCGCACCGAAACTGCCGTGTTCATCCTCGTCCTGGTGGTCGGACGAAGCACTTGTTCGAGTACTCCCGAGCCCGACTGCTGCACTTCCGGCGACACCGAGACCGCCGAGTACTGTGCGACGACTGACGCTCGTTTCACCAGTGAGTGATTCGACCAGTCGCTGTTCGAGTCGTTCTGTGACGTCCGCTGCACTGTCGTAATCTATCGATGGCATGATCTCCTCCCCTGGTCACGCCTTCGGATACCCATATGCACTAGTTGACCGCCCCAATATATAAATTAGACTTATCTAATCTTAGATTGAGTCTAAACTAATACTGTGGTAGGGACTTTCAAGCTTCTCAGCTAGGACTCCGTGCTTCGTTGGTGTGAACTGTTAGTCGGTAGGTCGGTCAGCCGTGTTTTGGTGTTCCTGCCCCGCAGCAGCCTCTGATCGGAGGGTTGCTGCGTGCTAGATCCGTCGGTTGAGATACTGCCGTTTGAGGATACCAGTTCGATCGCGGCCCTAGTCACCCAGAGCGATTCAGCTCGCCATCAGTCTGAAGAGTTCTCTGGCGACGCTAGGAACAGACACTTCCTTTGATGACTCGTCTGCAACACTCCCGCAGGAAGGGTAGTTGTTGAATGGTCATCTTCCTTGCCGGCGGTCGCGGCTTCACTTGACGTGAGATGCCGAGATGATTAGCCGAGCTACACCAACGGAGCATCTCTAACTGGGGGCCTCAGTACTTCAAATACGACCGGTATCCTACTCAGTGGGAATCCGCCGTTTCCCCTTATGTTGGGGTCTTTGATAAAGCGGTATGGAGCGTCGACAGATTCTCAAGACAGCTGGAATTCTCGCTACAGGTGGCGTAACTGGTCTCGCCGGATGCAGTAGTTCGGGGAACGGAGATGGTGGCGGTGAGCCGACCGCGACTGAAACGCAGGAGACAGCTGGTGGGTCAGGAGACTCGAATACCGTCATGATGGTCACCGAAGGGAGCGAGTACTATTTCGATCCCATCGGTCTGTTCATCGAATCCGGGGAGACAGTCACGTTCGAAATCCAGAGTGGGAGTCACTCGGCAACGGCCTACAAAGAGGGAACAAGCACAGCATCAGTTACCCGTATTCCTGAGAGCGCAGAACCGTTCAACAGCGAAACGCTGAGTGAACAGGGCGCAACGTTCGATCACACGTTCGAGACTACGGGGACGTACGATTATTTCTGTATCCCGCACAAGTCCCTGGGGATGGTCGGTCGTATCGTCGTTGGAGAACCCGGCGGTCCCGCGGAGGGAAGTATGCCACCGGACGGAGACGTTCCCGAAAGCCAGACCATCGTCGATCAAAGCAGTGTGTCCTATAGCTCGTTCTCTGGGTAGGCAACCGCGTACATTGCGAATTGCGGGATCCGGAGTCGCTTGTGCACTACATGGCCGACATTGACTGTGCTTCGGACCTACAGTATGGAGACATCCGCTGGCGATGACACTCGCACAAGACTCGTGGCCGACATATACGCCAGGAACCATACCCAACGATGAGGTTGGAAACTAATCCTCAGCAAGGATTTTCCCGAGGTCTTGCGGTTAACGGAATCTGTTGAAGTAGTGAGGCTCTAGCAGGATTGGCAAATACATGTTGCCGATCCAGAGAATCTATACGGCACCCGATTACTGCCGGTTTCCAGTAAATCTACAGAGGAAATAAGGCGAGTGCCTCGTGGCTTGGCCCCGAGGCGGTTCACTTTGTTAACGGTTTTGTCTATCCGGTCACAACAGTACATATGGAATTCGACTTCGTGCGCTCGGTGGCTCCCCTCGTCGTAATTGTCGCCGTCGCAGCGATTGCGCTCACGACAGTGATGACCTCCTCGACAGTCTTCATGATGGTTCTGCCCTCGATGATTGTCTTCTCGGTCATCGCGTTCTTCTTCGGGATGAAACACGGCGAGTTCCGCGCCAGTCCGTAACAGGCCGACCTAGTAGCCGAAATCCACCGGGTTGCGGTCCATGCTAGCCCCCAGCTGTGTTGATTCCGATTCATTTCGATGACCGATCGCAGTCCTAGCGACGACTGTTTCAGCGGGACAGTGTCGAACCAACAGGAATCCACCAGAGCCGGTTAACCACTATCGTTCAGTTAGATCCAGTCCTGGTCGTCGTGTAGAGCGTCTCTACGCGGAGTAGCCGGCGTACTCCATAGGCTGGTTGAAGATGTCCGTATCCATGACGGACCGATAGACCACTCCAGTAAGCATCCCACCGGGATAGAACGTGCCGTTCATCACGTGGTTGACCTTGTGGCAGTGCATCAAGTAGATACGGGGGTCTGCATCGGCAGTAAATTCGATCGTGTGTCGTTCAGCAGGGGCAACGTTCGTGACGTCCATGTCGTGTCGGGCAGCCTCCGGAATCGTGAGTCCGAGCACCGGAGCCTGCCACTGGACGACTGTACAGGAGCCAGCAAAGGTGCATGAGGCCGTCGTTGCTTGGAGTACGGAGTGATAGCCCGCGATTGATGCTCCCACCACGGATAGTGGCACGACTATTCGCCAGATTCTGTTGTGACTCTCGAGGGCGGCAACGCCGAGAACGACGACAAGCGAATACATGGGGATACGTTGGTACCAGCAGAGGGTACACGGAACGAGACCGAGGCCGAGACTGAACCAGAGGCTTCCGAGGGTCGCAACCGCTGCGACGCCTGCCCCGCCTGCAAGCTAAAATCGTCCATCGGACATCCATGACTCAGTTTGATCCAGCTGCATCTTCGATCAACTGTCTTGTTCGCTCTTCGTTTCCGAGTGGATTGACCGTCGTGCCATCGATGAGGAGCGTCGGTGTGGCGTCGACACCGGAATCGTTCGCAGCCCTGTCGGTCGCCCGAAGCGCGTCGTCGTACTGGTTTTCTTGGATCGCCGTGCGGATCGACGCTGTCTCGGAGACGCCTGCTGCCTGAGCAAACTCGACCAGCCTCTCGGCGGTCGCCCACTGGTTGCTCTCGGGTGGTTGATTCCGGAACACGTATTCGTGAAAAGACCAGTACGAGGCTGGATCAGTGTTCCAGACGGCTAATCCAGCCTGACCGGCTGCCGGTGCATCGGGGCCCAAAAATGGGTCGCCATCGATATATGCGAGAGTGCGGAACTCGAGCGCGATTGTTC is a window from the Halalkalicoccus subterraneus genome containing:
- a CDS encoding ZIP family metal transporter; protein product: MADKRQNSTTDGGVPAKNEITQPLGLPRWVSALLPIVLLALVLGVFAFTSPLAGVQSGEPLPDVTVTHTTLPSDETVVLHVTNNGPESVTISQVLVDEAYWNFQVEGAGGDQTLAPMESAQIEIPYHWNPGWDLEVALVLSDGSTFHNTIVAPSQSPGFSLSLLGTLAVIGLFVGVIPVALGMLWFPYIKTMSDRWLHAVLLFAAGVLGFLAFDAGFEAFELAERVPGAYEGNLLVVFGIFGALLLVQAISAWREGRVAAGDSRASSGLWIAYLVAVGIGLHNLAEGLAIGSSFALGRVSLGAFLVIGFMLHNVTEGPAVVAPVARGKRPSLKHFAALGVIAGAPVILGGWIGSLAYSPTIGAFFLAIGVGAILQVDWEITRMVRDAGGRVASATNLLAFLLGLSVMYVTDLFVAL
- a CDS encoding cupredoxin domain-containing protein, yielding MPDNLTFEPKTATIETGETVTWTNESDIEHTVTAYEEEIPDEAAYFASGGFESERVARNRISEGLIAPGENYKHTFDQPGTYGYFCIPHEGSGMVGTVRVK
- a CDS encoding multicopper oxidase domain-containing protein, with the translated sequence MPSIDYDSAADVTERLEQRLVESLTGETSVSRRTVLGGLGVAGSAAVGLGSTRTSASSDHQDEDEHGSFGAVGEYRDLDFDPHEFLTAFNTGDSGQDNVPQQIYEEDGRTVREFEFTAVDTTITIAPGVEFQAWAYNGQVPGPTIRAIEGDLIRVKFTNFGRHAHTIHPHLKNLNPRMDGIPQNGPGVLNTGESFTYEWIAQPAGTHFYHCHSLPLKEHIHRGLYGTIIVDPDPERVRENPRDYINYPGPITDDFRTQLVEEARSRNHEYAENDAVNEMVMVMNSFDTNFDGGNEVYAANTRAFGYGVGDTDGNGNWTAGETKRPIQIDKNELQRVYLSNATEFDLINSFHTHSQFFDYYDHGTTLTPTFKTVDTIMQCQAQRGILEIDYSDHEPGLYMFHAHQSEFAELGWMSFFEVV
- a CDS encoding SprT family zinc-dependent metalloprotease; this encodes MKQAQLTDDDWTAAVTESHSAPAQNEENNRSSESRPATKATLCECAATHASEVAAEHFPELPIEAIDWETSTRMQRSAGVAIYDQQSEQITIRLSWDAYEAYGWEQFSRVVRHELIHAWQYHEYGEADHGSTFRQWIEPLETDRHCEQYAEPNYWVICEACESRDPRYRCSKVVKHPEKYSCRQCGGEISVEKV
- a CDS encoding SWIM zinc finger family protein codes for the protein MCTNTIDALEFDASTRKRAQYEAFDFELDAPGLVTIRNESHENADEHSYRVNVEDGVPVACECPADTYHDGACKHRVAVAIREPVLKAASDYERSEKQEVATDGGTTVEHSGIGERYTETRPSDCDCLPTFEDLPCWPCYREGFRTPNPLLEADTED
- a CDS encoding plastocyanin/azurin family copper-binding protein — protein: MERRQILKTAGILATGGVTGLAGCSSSGNGDGGGEPTATETQETAGGSGDSNTVMMVTEGSEYYFDPIGLFIESGETVTFEIQSGSHSATAYKEGTSTASVTRIPESAEPFNSETLSEQGATFDHTFETTGTYDYFCIPHKSLGMVGRIVVGEPGGPAEGSMPPDGDVPESQTIVDQSSVSYSSFSG
- a CDS encoding DUF7333 family protein, with amino-acid sequence MEFDFVRSVAPLVVIVAVAAIALTTVMTSSTVFMMVLPSMIVFSVIAFFFGMKHGEFRASP